A single Argentina anserina chromosome 7, drPotAnse1.1, whole genome shotgun sequence DNA region contains:
- the LOC126802554 gene encoding LOW QUALITY PROTEIN: transcription factor GTE1 (The sequence of the model RefSeq protein was modified relative to this genomic sequence to represent the inferred CDS: inserted 1 base in 1 codon; deleted 1 base in 1 codon; substituted 1 base at 1 genomic stop codon) produces the protein MDQMEAPIVDVTHVGALEFTANDAESESFKHCVDEILVQVDKLEQRVNEVEQFYSSASLKQGNASKSGSGVKDKENHVPSMKKQQHEVALREAAAVKRMQELMRQFGTILRQITQHKWAWPFLQHVDVKGLGLHDYYEVIDKPMDFSTIKNQMEAKDGTGYKNVREICADVRLVSKNAMKYNEERTDVHVMAKTLMAKFVEKWLQLLPKVTEAEKRLEEAKAQLNMQLAEEAAHAKMARDLSNELYDVDMHLEELREMVVQNCRKMSTEEKRNLGVALRRLSPEDLTTALEIVAQSNPGFQATAEEVDLDIDAHTESTLWRLNFFVKDTLEVQAKSSASLGATNNDNTNNHNSGNKPNNINNANNKXKREICNAIAKTNKKNKXPAEIMPPRGSCSMQSSIPKSASANALHICRFYY, from the exons ATGGATCAAATGGAGGCACCAATTGTAGATGTCACCCATGTTGGTGCTCTAGAGTTTACAGCCAATGATGCTGAATCAGAGTCTTTCAAGCATTGCGTTGATGAGATATTAGTTCAGGTTGATAA GCTTGAGCAGAGAGTGAATGAAGTAGAGCAATTTTACTCGAGCGCGAGTTTGAAGCAGGGGAATGCAAGTAAGAGTGGTTCAGGTGTGAAGGATAAAGAGAATCATGTTCCAAGTATGAAGAAGCAGCAGCACGAGGTTGCATTGAGGGAGGCAGCTGCTGTAAAGAGAATGCAAGAACTTATGCGTCAATTTGGCACGATATTGCGACAA ATTACACAGCACAAGTGGGCGTGG CCCTTTTTGCAACATGTAGATGTTAAAGGTCTTGGTTTACATGATTACTATGAG GTCATTGACAAGCCAATGGATTTCAGTACAATTAAAAATCAAATGGAGGCCAAAGATGGTACTGGATATAAAAATGTTCGGGAGATATGTGCAGATGTGCggttagtttctaaaaatgcgATGAAGTATAATGAGGAGAGAACTGATGTTCATGTTATGGCCAAAACTTTGATGGCAAAATTTGTGGAAAAGTGGTTGCAGCTTCTGCCTAAAGTTACTGAAGCG GAAAAGAGGCTAGAAGAGGCAAAAGCACAATTAAATATGCAACTTGCTGAAGAGGCTGCTCATGCTAAAATGGCTAGAGACTTGAGCAACGAG CTTTATGATGTTGATATGCATTTGGAAGAACTCAGAGAGATGGTTGTCCAAAACTGCAG GAAAATGTCAactgaagagaagagaaatctTGGGGTAGCCCTCCGCAGACTGTCCCCAGAGGATCTCACCACGGCACTTGAGATTGTTGCACAGAGTAATCCAGGATTTCAAGCTACTGCTGAAGAGGTGGACCTTGATATCGACGCTCAC ACTGAATCCACCTTGTGGAGGTTAAATTTTTTTGTGAAGGACACTTTAGAAGTTCAGGCCAAGAGCTCAGCAAGCTTAGGCGCCACCAACAATGACAACACTAACAACCACAACAGCGGTAACAAACCAAATAACATCAATAACGCCAACAATA TGAAAAGAGAGATTTGTAATGCTATTGCCAAGACCaataaaaagaataaataGCCAGCAGAGATCATGCCACCCCGTGGGAGTTGCAGCAT GCAAAGTTCAATTCCAAAGTCTGCTTCTGCTAATGCTCTCCATATTTGCCGGTTTTACTACTAA
- the LOC126802576 gene encoding E3 SUMO-protein ligase SIZ1-like translates to MGSASKEVDLVTQCKAKLGSFRIKELKEVLTQLGLSKQGRKQDLIDRILASVSDEETANTRSSSKKKNMEKNRAVQKIDEAYRKMQSTPSTDSSAKEQSGSECCSLKPPIKEVKTLNGLDMKISCPCRNSLSTDSMIQCVDPTCRAQQHIGCVIIPEKTKNCSPSFPPVFYCEMCRLKRADPYWVAVVDLVSAVKLGASNIPIDGTNPTKNVEKNFQLSRANRELLQDDEYDVQAWCMLLNDSVSFRLQWPQYAELKVNGMNVRVFNRPGHQLLGTNGRDDGPIITSYIGEGINKISLSGVDNRAFCFGVRLIKKRTSEQVLNLIPKEEDGELFEDALARVRRCIGGGAAMAHDDSDSDLEVISDSVSVNLRCPLSGSRMKVAGRFRPCAHMGCFDLETFVKSNQRSRKWQCPICLKNYSLEDVIIDRYFNRITTMMRICGEDITEVNVKPDGSWSAKTKGEFRDLAQWHLPDGSPYVGMDMGNTGQSKPESCSNQQHGGINEVGKHLGSPLDKEFGAFEQKVIMMSSSDTYGKEAEDIIRKSSIHIDSAYDDNEVNSFSPNFASAGIIILSDSDDETVDLVSPRVVNNTFPISNSACSLSAPPGISDPYESCLGLLNGNGNDRGTLYPYPTSTQADPGFQFFGTDSDISDAFIDLEQMSAAPMNHDTLLVSDKNLEPSRHVLNSSASHTNANLDSLVDNPLDFIREDPSIQSFLPSHPSCLLEQSDLGGQPPVSNGITSDWVALSLGIIENAELAETNGLQLTNQCGSNKALITDKNKGAKSNPNRANSRKLSDGPFSFPRQPRSVRQRVYLSVDSSSE, encoded by the exons ATGGGTTCAGCTTCTAAGGAAGTGGATTTGGTGACTCAATGCAAG GCCAAGTTGGGGTCTTTTCGAATTAAAGAGCTCAAGGAAGTTCTGACCCAGCTGGGTCTTTCAAAGCAAGGGAGGAAGCAG GATCTCATTGACAGAATCTTAGCATCAGTTTCGGATGAAGAAA CTGCCAATACACGCAGttcatcaaagaaaaaaaacatggaGAAGAACCGAGCAGTGCAAAAAATTGATGAAGCTTACAG AAAGATGCAGAGTACACCATCAACAGATTCTTCAGCAAAGGAACAGAGTGGTTCAGAGTGTTGCAGTTTGAAGCCCCCTATAAAGGAAGTAAAAACTTTAAATGGTCTAGACATGAAGATTTCTTGCCCTTGTAGAAATTCATTGTCAACTGATTCAATGATACAG TGTGTAGATCCAACATGTAGAGCCCAGCAACATATTGGTTGTGTAATTATTCCTGAGAAAACAAAGAATTGCAGTCCATCATTTCCGCCTGTTTTCTACTGTGAAATGTGTCGTCTTAAACGTGCAGATCC TTACTGGGTGGCTGTGGTGGATCTTGTATCTGCAGTGAAGTTAGGTGCTTCAAATATTCCTATTGATgg TACAAATCCAACTAAGAATGTTGAGAAAAATTTTCAACTTTCCAGAGCCAATAGAGAACTACTTCAGGATGATGAATATGATGTTCAG GCTTGGTGTATGCTTCTCAATGATAGTGTTTCATTTAGGTTGCAATGGCCTCAGTATGCGGAACTAAAAGTAAATG GTATGAATGTTAGGGTATTTAATAGACCAGGACATCAATTGTTGGGTACTAATGGCCGTGATGATGGACCAATA ATCACATCATACATTGGGGAGGGAATCAATAAGATTTCATTGTCAGGAGTTGATAATCGTGCTTTCTGTTTTGGTGTCAGACTGATAAAAAAACGAACATCTGAGCAG GTTCTCAACTTGATTCctaaagaagaagatggtgaGCTCTTTGAGGATGCACTTGCACGGGTTCGTCGTTGCATTGGTGGTGGGGCTGCTATGGCACATGACGATAGTGATAGTGATCTAGAAGTGATTTCAGATTCAGTTTCTGTGAATCTCCGCTGCCCT TTGAGTGGTTCTCGAATGAAGGTGGCTGGTAGATTTAGACCTTGTGCTCACATGGGTTGCTTTGATCTCGAAACTTTCGTGAAGTCAAACCAGCGATCTAGGAAG TGGCAATGCCCCATCTGCCTCAAGAACTACTCATTGGAGGACGTCATTATTGACCGCTATTTCAATCGCATCACAACTATG ATGCGAATTTGTGGGGAAGACATTACAGAGGTCAATGTGAAACCAGATGGTTCTTGGAGTGCAAAGACTAAAGGTGAATTTAGAGACCTTGCTCAATGGCACCTTCCTGACGGCTCTCCATATGTTGGTATGGATATGGGAAACACAGGCCAATCCAAGCCAGAATCATGTTCAAACCAACAGCATGGTGGGATCAATGAAGTTGGTAAGCATCTGGGTAGCCCATTAGACAAAGAATTTGGGGCTTTTGAGCAAAAGGTTATAATGATGAGCAGCAGTGACACCTATGGCAAAGAGGCTGAAGACATCATTAGAAAAAGCAGTATTCATATAGACTCAGCATATGATGACAACGAAGTCAATTCATTTTCCCCTAATTTTGCCTCAGCTGGTATTATTATTCTCAGTGATTCAGATGATGAAACTGTCGACTTGGTTTCCCCAAGAGTTGTGAACAATACTTTCCCAATAAGTAACAGTGCATGCTCTCTGTCTGCACCTCCTGGCATTTCAGACCCATATGAGTCTTGTTTGGGTCTTTTAAATGGAAATGGCAATGACAGAGGGACACTATATCCATATCCTACTAGTACTCAAGCTGATCCTGGGTTCCAATTTTTTGGTACAGATTCAGATATATCCGATGCTTTTATTGATTTAGAGCAGATGTCTGCAGCTCCTATGAATCATGACACGTTGTTGGTTTCTGATAAAAATTTAGAACCAAGCAGACATGTCTTAAACTCTTCTGCTTCCCATACCAATGCTAATTTGGACAGCTTGGTTGATAATCCACTGGACTTTATTAGAGAAGATCCCTCGATACAAAGTTTTCTTCCAAGTCATCCCTCTTGTTTGCTGGAGCAGTCTGATCTTGGAGGACAACCACCAGTCTCAAATGGCATTACTAGTGACTGGGTTGCTCTTAGCCTTGGTATAATTGAAAATGCTGAACTTGCAGAGACAAATGGACTACAGCTGACAAACCAATGTGGATCAAATAAGG CTTTAATCACGGATAAAAATAAGGGAGCCAAGTCAAATCCTAACAGAGCAAATTCAAGGAAACTTTCGGATGGCCCTTTCTCCTTTCCTCGTCAGCCACGGTCTGTAAGACAGCGAGTGTATCTGTCAGTAGATTCAAGTTCTGAATAG